In one Sphingomonas sanguinis genomic region, the following are encoded:
- a CDS encoding response regulator, with protein MSETPHLLLVDDERSIREPLAVYLTKQGFRVTQAGDAASARTRLAAYAIDLVILDIMMPGEDGLSLCRHIAATSEVPVILLTARAEETDRIVGLEMGADDYVVKPFSPRELATRVKVVLRRTQAGGARHHAPDSGSYAFAGWVLKSGERSLVDREGVSVMLSTGEYNLLLALVSRPRQVLTRDQLLDLTQGREAAAFDRAIDNQVSRLRRKIEADPKSPEIIKTVWGGGYTLAAEVTRL; from the coding sequence ATGTCCGAAACGCCGCATTTGCTGCTCGTCGATGACGAGCGTTCGATCCGCGAGCCGCTGGCCGTCTATCTCACCAAACAGGGCTTTCGCGTGACTCAGGCGGGCGATGCCGCCTCGGCGCGCACCCGGCTGGCCGCCTATGCGATCGACCTCGTGATCCTGGACATCATGATGCCCGGCGAGGACGGGCTGAGCTTATGCCGCCATATCGCAGCGACCAGCGAGGTACCGGTCATCCTGCTGACCGCGCGCGCGGAGGAAACCGACCGAATCGTCGGGCTGGAGATGGGCGCCGACGATTATGTCGTGAAGCCCTTTTCCCCGCGCGAGCTGGCGACCCGCGTCAAGGTGGTGCTGCGCCGGACCCAGGCGGGCGGCGCCCGGCACCATGCCCCCGACAGCGGATCCTATGCCTTTGCGGGCTGGGTGCTGAAATCGGGCGAGCGCTCGCTGGTCGACCGCGAGGGGGTGTCGGTGATGCTCTCGACCGGCGAATATAATCTGCTGCTCGCGCTGGTCAGCCGTCCGCGTCAGGTGCTGACCCGCGACCAGCTGCTCGACCTGACCCAGGGGCGCGAGGCCGCCGCCTTCGACAGGGCGATCGACAACCAGGTCAGCCGCTTGCGTCGCAAGATCGAGGCGGACCCCAAATCGCCCGAGATCATCAAGACGGTCTGGGGCGGCGGCTATACGCTCGCCGCCGAAGTCACCCGCCTGTGA
- a CDS encoding M3 family metallopeptidase, with translation MRHLSLAAALAALLSTSAMASPPQAVQAPAANPLIAPWTGPYGGVPPWDKVKPELFPSAFEAALAERKQDYDRIANNPAKPTFANTFVPMQNAGQTLNRVMTLFGVMTGNMNTPAYQALDREWSPKLSKASDEITFNPKLFARIEAIYKARDTSGLDAQQKRLVTRTYDSFVRQGAKLTPAQKEELSAFNQNLAINFSEFSQRLLADEGTAIIVTDEARLAGLPDSVKAVAKAAAAERGQQGWAIVNTRSAVDPVLTFATDRALREQVWRAFTKRGDNGDINDTKATIARIVKLRANRAHLLGFKTHADWRMQDTMAKTPAAAMDLMMRVWPAAKARVAEEVRDMQAIADKDGAKITIEPWDYRFYQEKVRKSRYDLDQAELKPYFELNNIIQGSLYAANRLYGLEFKEITGTVPVFEPNMRVWHVTRNGKEVGLFYRDDFARTGKRSGAWANTYRGQRNLPPVQTVLSSNNNNFAKGAKGEPVLISLDDAETLFHEFGHAIHAMLQNVTYPGLAGTPRDFVEYPSQVNEHWLLTRDVLDKYARHYKTGQPMPQALLDKIKASETFNQGFATTEYLSSAIVDMKLHTIPDGIVDPAAFEATTLREIGMPRQLVMRHRLPQFNHLFSSDSYSAGYYSYLWSETMDADTFAAFEEAGSPWDKATADRFARILLSTGNETDRAEAYRAFRGRDPDVNALLKQRGFPTK, from the coding sequence TTGCGTCATCTGTCCCTCGCCGCCGCCTTGGCGGCTCTTTTGAGCACGTCCGCCATGGCGTCCCCGCCGCAAGCCGTACAGGCGCCCGCCGCCAATCCGCTGATCGCCCCATGGACCGGCCCCTATGGCGGGGTGCCGCCTTGGGACAAGGTGAAGCCCGAGCTGTTCCCGTCCGCCTTCGAGGCCGCGCTGGCCGAGCGCAAACAGGATTATGACCGGATCGCCAACAATCCGGCCAAACCGACTTTCGCCAACACCTTCGTGCCGATGCAGAATGCCGGGCAGACGCTGAACCGCGTGATGACGCTGTTCGGGGTGATGACGGGCAACATGAACACGCCCGCCTATCAAGCGCTGGACCGCGAATGGTCGCCCAAATTGTCCAAGGCGTCGGACGAGATCACCTTCAACCCCAAGCTGTTCGCGCGGATCGAGGCGATCTACAAGGCACGCGACACCAGCGGCCTGGATGCGCAGCAGAAGCGGCTGGTCACGCGCACCTATGACAGTTTCGTGCGACAGGGCGCGAAGCTGACCCCGGCGCAGAAGGAGGAGCTGTCCGCCTTCAACCAGAATCTCGCGATCAACTTCAGCGAGTTTTCGCAGCGGTTGCTGGCCGACGAAGGCACCGCGATCATCGTCACCGACGAGGCGCGGCTGGCGGGCCTGCCCGACAGCGTGAAGGCGGTTGCCAAGGCGGCCGCGGCCGAGCGCGGGCAGCAGGGTTGGGCGATCGTCAATACCCGGTCGGCGGTCGATCCGGTGCTGACCTTCGCCACCGACCGGGCATTGCGCGAGCAGGTATGGCGGGCCTTCACCAAGCGCGGCGACAATGGCGACATCAACGATACCAAGGCGACCATCGCCCGCATCGTGAAGCTCCGCGCCAACCGGGCGCACCTGCTCGGTTTCAAGACCCATGCCGACTGGCGGATGCAGGACACGATGGCCAAGACCCCGGCCGCCGCGATGGACCTGATGATGCGCGTCTGGCCCGCCGCCAAGGCGCGCGTCGCCGAGGAGGTCCGGGACATGCAGGCGATTGCGGATAAGGACGGGGCCAAGATCACCATCGAGCCCTGGGACTATCGCTTCTATCAGGAAAAGGTCCGCAAGAGCCGCTACGACCTCGATCAGGCGGAGCTGAAGCCTTATTTCGAGCTGAACAACATCATCCAGGGTTCGCTCTATGCCGCGAACCGGCTTTATGGACTGGAGTTCAAGGAGATTACCGGCACGGTCCCGGTCTTCGAGCCGAACATGCGCGTCTGGCATGTAACCCGCAACGGCAAGGAGGTCGGCCTGTTTTACCGCGACGATTTCGCGCGGACCGGCAAGCGCTCGGGGGCCTGGGCGAACACCTATCGCGGCCAGCGCAACCTGCCGCCGGTGCAGACGGTCCTGTCGTCCAACAACAACAACTTCGCCAAGGGCGCGAAGGGCGAGCCCGTCCTTATAAGCCTGGACGATGCCGAGACGCTGTTCCACGAATTCGGCCACGCGATCCACGCGATGCTCCAGAACGTCACCTATCCGGGGTTGGCGGGCACGCCGCGCGACTTCGTGGAATATCCCAGCCAGGTGAACGAGCATTGGCTGCTGACCCGCGACGTGCTGGATAAGTACGCCCGCCACTACAAGACCGGCCAGCCCATGCCGCAGGCGCTGCTCGACAAGATCAAGGCGTCGGAGACCTTCAACCAGGGCTTTGCGACGACCGAATATCTGTCCTCGGCGATCGTCGACATGAAGCTGCACACCATCCCCGACGGGATCGTCGATCCGGCGGCGTTCGAGGCGACGACCCTGCGGGAGATCGGGATGCCTAGGCAACTGGTGATGCGGCACCGCCTGCCGCAGTTCAACCACCTGTTCTCGTCGGACAGCTATTCGGCCGGTTACTATAGCTATCTTTGGTCGGAGACGATGGACGCCGACACCTTCGCCGCGTTCGAGGAAGCGGGCAGCCCGTGGGACAAGGCGACGGCGGATCGCTTCGCGCGCATCCTGTTGTCGACCGGGAATGAGACGGATCGTGCGGAAGCATACCGTGCCTTCCGGGGCCGCGATCCAGACGTGAACGCGCTGCTCAAGCAGCGCGGTTTCCCGACGAAGTAA
- a CDS encoding EF-hand domain-containing protein produces the protein MRKTLLGLSPALLLGATLLTATAAQAQTDAPPPPGGGMRGGMMGVQPDANGNITRAAAIAAADQRFAAMDANHDGTVTPDEMRAYREQRRAEHAARRPGVDRPGRPAPQPITADAFRARATAMFDRLDTNHDGKIDAAERAAAPRWGGRHRGGMNPSGQAPSQSDAD, from the coding sequence ATGCGAAAGACCCTGCTCGGCCTTTCCCCCGCCCTGCTGCTGGGCGCCACGCTGCTGACCGCGACTGCCGCCCAGGCGCAGACCGACGCGCCGCCCCCGCCCGGCGGCGGGATGCGCGGTGGCATGATGGGCGTGCAGCCAGACGCGAACGGCAACATCACCCGCGCCGCCGCGATCGCCGCCGCCGACCAGCGCTTCGCCGCGATGGACGCCAATCACGACGGCACCGTCACCCCCGACGAAATGCGTGCCTATCGCGAGCAACGCCGCGCCGAACATGCCGCGCGCCGCCCCGGTGTCGACCGGCCCGGCCGCCCCGCACCGCAGCCGATCACCGCCGACGCCTTCCGCGCCCGCGCCACCGCCATGTTCGACCGGCTCGACACCAATCATGACGGCAAGATCGACGCCGCCGAACGCGCCGCCGCGCCGCGCTGGGGCGGCCGTCATCGCGGCGGGATGAACCCCTCCGGCCAGGCCCCGTCGCAATCCGACGCCGACTGA
- a CDS encoding Crp/Fnr family transcriptional regulator — translation MPVSAVDTLREQRRAEDGPLLTELFLKGRGRDTMTAEDVAVLEDSIEEVRAIPARTIVIRRDERVRYSSMLLEGVMCRYMDDRHGNRQIVAFHVPGDFVDLHGFAMRHLDHDVATLTPVRVALAGHDRLERIVAGYPRLTRLLWFSTLLDAAMHREWVFRLGRLEADGRVAHLFCELHARLAMVDLVRDGVFRFPVTQIDLAEAAGITPVHLNRVLRSLRERGLMTFRSGEAHIIDLNMLAALADFDPGYLYGGGPTLEKQSV, via the coding sequence ATGCCGGTTTCCGCAGTCGATACGCTACGTGAGCAGAGGCGCGCCGAAGACGGGCCGCTGCTGACCGAGTTGTTTTTGAAGGGGCGGGGCCGCGACACCATGACGGCCGAGGATGTCGCGGTACTGGAGGACAGCATCGAGGAGGTGCGCGCCATCCCCGCCCGGACCATCGTCATCCGCCGCGACGAGCGGGTGCGGTACAGCAGCATGCTGCTCGAAGGTGTGATGTGCCGGTATATGGACGACCGGCACGGCAATCGCCAGATCGTCGCCTTTCACGTGCCCGGCGATTTCGTCGACCTGCACGGCTTTGCCATGCGTCATCTGGATCATGATGTCGCGACCCTGACTCCGGTGCGGGTCGCGCTGGCGGGACATGACCGGCTGGAACGGATCGTGGCGGGCTATCCCCGGCTGACGCGGTTGCTGTGGTTCTCAACGCTCCTGGACGCGGCGATGCACCGGGAATGGGTGTTCCGGCTCGGGCGGCTGGAGGCCGATGGACGCGTCGCGCATCTGTTCTGCGAGCTTCATGCGCGGCTCGCCATGGTTGATCTGGTCCGCGACGGGGTGTTCCGCTTCCCGGTGACGCAGATCGATTTGGCCGAGGCGGCCGGGATCACTCCGGTCCATCTGAACCGCGTCCTGCGATCGCTGCGTGAGCGGGGGCTGATGACCTTTCGCAGCGGTGAGGCGCATATCATCGACCTCAACATGCTGGCGGCGCTGGCCGATTTCGATCCGGGCTATCTCTATGGCGGCGGCCCGACGCTGGAGAAGCAAAGCGTATGA
- a CDS encoding DUF475 domain-containing protein codes for MRVLLKYYKGSLLFTLLCLAIAAWLGFQSTGTVPGTLGVLWIVLVLGVLEVSLSFDNAVVNATVLRDMDDKWRHRFLTWGIVIAVFGMRIVFPLAIVAIAAHLGPIEAVKLAAGDPVRYEQIITSAHVGISGFGGSFLAMVGLNFFLDDEKDEHWLPVIERPLAALRDISGLATGIVLLALYGISRFIPAEEAMTFITSGIFGLLTYIAVHAIGVLLGSDGDAVTGAAARSGFAAFLYLEVLDASFSFDGVIGAFALSNNLFIIALGLGIGAMFVRSMTIMLVDHGTLAQYRYLEHGAFYAIVALAAIMLLSVRFHIPETITGLIGATLIGLAFWASVRSNRKHPEGLSHGGDPVQAAGKPIGD; via the coding sequence ATGCGAGTGCTGCTGAAATATTATAAGGGATCGCTTCTGTTCACGTTGCTCTGCCTGGCCATCGCGGCCTGGCTGGGCTTTCAGAGCACGGGGACGGTTCCCGGCACACTCGGCGTCCTGTGGATCGTGTTGGTCTTGGGCGTCCTGGAAGTGTCATTGTCGTTCGACAATGCGGTGGTCAACGCGACCGTGCTGCGCGACATGGACGATAAGTGGCGGCACCGCTTCCTGACCTGGGGCATCGTCATCGCCGTGTTCGGGATGCGCATCGTCTTCCCGCTCGCCATCGTCGCGATCGCTGCGCATCTGGGTCCGATCGAGGCGGTGAAGCTCGCGGCGGGTGATCCGGTCCGTTACGAGCAGATCATAACCTCCGCCCATGTCGGCATTTCGGGCTTTGGCGGCAGCTTCCTGGCGATGGTCGGCCTGAACTTCTTTCTCGACGACGAGAAGGACGAGCATTGGCTGCCGGTGATCGAACGGCCGCTCGCCGCGCTGCGCGACATTTCGGGGCTGGCGACGGGCATCGTCCTGCTGGCGCTCTATGGCATTTCGCGCTTCATCCCGGCGGAGGAGGCGATGACCTTCATCACCTCCGGCATTTTCGGCCTGCTTACCTATATCGCGGTCCATGCGATCGGCGTGCTGCTGGGCAGCGACGGCGATGCGGTGACGGGCGCGGCGGCGCGGTCGGGCTTTGCGGCGTTCCTCTATCTCGAAGTGCTCGACGCCAGCTTTTCCTTCGACGGCGTGATCGGCGCGTTCGCGCTGTCGAACAACCTGTTCATCATCGCGCTGGGACTGGGGATCGGCGCGATGTTCGTCCGGTCGATGACGATCATGCTGGTCGATCACGGCACGCTGGCGCAATATCGCTATCTGGAACACGGCGCCTTTTACGCGATCGTCGCGTTGGCTGCGATCATGCTGCTGTCGGTGCGCTTCCATATTCCCGAGACGATCACCGGCCTGATCGGAGCGACGCTGATCGGTCTGGCGTTCTGGGCGTCGGTGCGCAGCAACCGCAAACACCCCGAGGGCCTGTCGCATGGCGGCGATCCGGTGCAGGCGGCGGGCAAGCCGATCGGCGACTGA
- a CDS encoding sensor histidine kinase, with the protein MALLLAIALFVAQAISFVLLLGERRTLVLEQVTGPSVARLNDAIERSAMGRGPGPDSGRVRRVPVNPIKADLPRVAVVESIVREGMKELGHPVRQVVTGVRPFNTADFDWPRRRFDRNRHPADEVLIAVQSQKMGWFVTRAGWPRDGLFLVWRLFFQTLILYGIILLPVLWIGRRISRPLRDLTRAAERFDPRVPGEPIPEQGPLDVSGLIAAFNALRLRIGAMLEEKDRMLGAIGHDLRTPLAALRVRIESVEDEQDRLRMADTIAEMNKTLEDILSLARMGRPSEAETDVDLNALVDAVVADFHDLGQDVSFEEGGRLRLKLRPSLMRRAVRNLIENAVKYGHAADVRIDAQAEHVAIIVADQGPGIAEDQLEKVFDPFTRLETSRNRDTGGVGLGLALARSIVREAGGDIRLANQPEGGLAATITLPRS; encoded by the coding sequence ATGGCGCTGCTGCTCGCCATCGCGCTGTTCGTGGCGCAGGCGATCAGCTTCGTCCTGTTGCTCGGGGAGCGGCGGACGCTGGTGCTCGAGCAAGTCACCGGGCCATCCGTCGCCCGTCTGAACGACGCGATCGAACGCAGCGCCATGGGGCGCGGTCCGGGTCCGGATAGCGGCCGGGTGCGGCGCGTGCCGGTCAATCCAATCAAGGCGGACCTGCCCCGCGTCGCCGTCGTCGAATCGATCGTGCGCGAGGGCATGAAGGAACTGGGCCATCCCGTCCGGCAGGTCGTGACAGGCGTCCGTCCGTTCAACACCGCTGATTTCGACTGGCCGCGCCGCCGCTTCGACCGCAATCGCCATCCCGCCGACGAAGTGCTGATCGCGGTCCAGTCGCAGAAGATGGGCTGGTTCGTCACGCGGGCGGGCTGGCCGCGCGATGGCCTGTTCCTCGTCTGGCGACTCTTTTTCCAGACGCTGATCCTCTACGGCATCATCCTGTTGCCGGTGCTGTGGATCGGCCGCCGCATTTCGCGGCCCCTGCGCGACCTGACCCGCGCGGCCGAGCGGTTCGACCCGCGCGTACCCGGCGAGCCGATCCCCGAACAAGGGCCGCTCGATGTGTCCGGCCTGATCGCCGCGTTCAACGCGCTGCGCCTGCGCATCGGGGCGATGCTGGAGGAGAAGGACCGGATGCTGGGGGCGATCGGGCACGACCTGCGCACCCCGCTGGCCGCGCTGCGGGTGCGGATCGAGTCGGTCGAGGACGAACAGGATCGGCTGCGCATGGCCGACACCATTGCCGAGATGAACAAGACGCTGGAAGACATCCTCTCGCTCGCGCGCATGGGACGTCCCAGCGAGGCGGAAACCGATGTCGACCTCAACGCGCTGGTCGACGCGGTGGTCGCCGATTTCCACGATCTGGGGCAGGATGTCAGCTTCGAGGAAGGCGGGCGGCTCCGGCTGAAACTGCGCCCCTCGCTCATGCGGCGCGCGGTGCGCAACCTGATCGAGAATGCGGTCAAATATGGTCACGCCGCCGATGTCCGCATCGATGCGCAGGCGGAGCATGTCGCGATCATCGTCGCCGACCAGGGCCCCGGCATCGCCGAGGATCAGTTGGAGAAGGTGTTCGATCCCTTCACCCGGCTGGAAACTTCGCGCAACCGGGACACCGGCGGCGTAGGGCTGGGCCTCGCCCTCGCGCGGTCGATCGTGCGCGAGGCGGGCGGCGACATCCGCCTCGCCAACCAGCCCGAAGGCGGTTTGGCGGCGACGATCACCCTGCCCCGCAGCTGA